A window of the Hevea brasiliensis isolate MT/VB/25A 57/8 chromosome 6, ASM3005281v1, whole genome shotgun sequence genome harbors these coding sequences:
- the LOC110643360 gene encoding glycosyltransferase family protein 64 C3: protein MNTCGEMKSLLKFHIITSMVNVLLYVCLLLTLPLGVFPLRTLPSDPCDPANEPDPRNLRPDQITVLINGYSESRIPLLQTIAATYSASALVSSVLVLWGNPSTSSQTLAHLAHNLSLSSFGPATISLVRQPSSSLNDRFLPRSSIGTQAVLICDDDVEVDPKSFDFAFRIWRSNPDNLIGFFVRSHDLDLSARKWIYTVHPDKYSIVLTKFMILKSQYLFEYSCKGGSNMSEMRKIVDQMQNCEDILMNFVVADHANKGPILVGAERVRDWGDARNDDNDDGKLRLKDEEGKSVRAVGLSSRRAEHRRRRGECIREFHKLLGRMPLRYSYGKVLNSVGEQGLCMKGGKLVFCDQYQ from the coding sequence ATGAACACATGTGGGGAGATGAAGAGTCTATTAAAATTTCACATAATCACATCGATGGTGAATGTTTTATTGTATGTATGCTTATTATTAACATTGCCTCTTGGTGTATTCCCCCTTCGGACTCTACCTTCTGATCCATGTGACCCAGCAAATGAGCCTGACCCACGAAACCTCCGACCAGATCAAATCACTGTCCTTATTAATGGTTATTCTGAGTCTCGCATTCCTCTCCTTCAGACAATTGCTGCCACATACTCTGCCTCTGCACTAGTATCCTCTGTGCTCGTCCTCTGGGGAAACCCTTCCACTTCTTCCCAAACACTGGCCCACTTGGCCCataatctctctctctcctcatTTGGCCCTGCAACCATCTCCCTTGTCCGCCAACCTTCAAGCAGCCTCAATGATCGATTCCTGCCAAGATCATCCATTGGGACACAAGCTGTCTTGATTTGCGATGATGATGTGGAGGTTGACCCTAAATCTTTTGATTTCGCTTTTCGGATTTGGAGATCAAATCCTGATAATCTGATTGGGTTCTTTGTTAGATCTCATGATCTTGATTTGTCAGCAAGGAAGTGGATTTACACGGTGCATCCTGATAAATACTCAATTGTGCTTACCAAGTTCATGATTTTGAAAAGCCAGTATCTGTTTGAGTATAGTTGCAAGGGTGGATCGAACATGAGTGAAATGAGGAAGATCGTTGATCAAATGCAAAACTGTGAAGATATACTGATGAATTTTGTGGTAGCTGACCATGCAAACAAAGGGCCTATATTGGTGGGGGCAGAGAGGGTTAGGGATTGGGGAGATGCTCGTAATGATGACAATGATGATGGAAAGTTGAGATTGAAGGATGAGGAAGGGAAGAGTGTAAGAGCAGTGGGGTTGAGTAGTAGGCGAGCGGAGCATAGGAGGAGGAGAGGGGAATGCATAAGGGAATTTCATAAGTTGTTAGGAAGGATGCCATTGAGGTATAGTTATGGGAAAGTACTTAATTCCGTTGGCGAACAAGGATTGTGCATGAAAGGAGGCAAGTTGGTCTTTTGCGATCAATACCAGTGA